One genomic region from Hemiscyllium ocellatum isolate sHemOce1 chromosome 13, sHemOce1.pat.X.cur, whole genome shotgun sequence encodes:
- the ccnl1a gene encoding cyclin-L1a: MAAGEGILIGDKVYSAVFLTIDNSLIPEEKLSPTPSMQDGLDLEVETDLRILGCELIQSAGILLRLPQVAMATAQVLFQRFFFSKSFVKHSFEIVAMACINLASKIEEAPRRVRDVINVFHHLRQLRGKRTPTPLILDQNYINTKNQVIKAERRVLKELGFCVHVKHPHKIIFMYLQVLECERNQTLVQTAWNYMNDSLRTSVFVRFKPETVACACIYLAARALQIVLPNRPHWFVLFGAKEEEIQDICITTLKLYTRKKPNYEHVEKEVEKRKVALQEAKLKAKGLNPDGTPALSTLGGFSPGSKPCSPREAKSEDKTPGIQNAKAIKKESEDRQLNSKSPYNGLRKESKPSRNSRSASHSRSRTRSRSRSPRRHYNRRSRSGTYSSRSRSRSHSHSMSPRRRHNHVSPHIKSKSHRSEETKISVRHGHKRKKSHSRSHSRSKSRERCDLVKKRRHEKEHHRDRHERSHSYERSHKSKHHSSSHSGHSRHRR; this comes from the exons ATGGCGGCGGGCGAGGGGATTTTGATCGGAGACAAGGTTTATTCGGCCGTCTTCCTCACCATCGACAACTCCCTCATCCCCGAGGAGAAGCTCTCACCCACGCCGTCTATGCAGGATGGCCTGGACCTGGAGGTGGAGACTGACCTGCGGATCCTGGGCTGTGAACTGATCCAGTCGGCCGGGATCCTGCTGCGTTTACCGCAG GTGGCCATGGCGACAGCCCAGGTTCTCTTCCAGCGTTTCTTCTTCTCCAAGTCCTTCGTCAAACACAGTTTCGAG ATTGTTGCAATGGCTTGTATCAATCTTGCATCTAAAATTGAAGAAGCACCTCGTCGTGTGAGAGATGTGATAAATGTATTCCACCATTTGCGTCAGCTAAGAGGCAAAAG GACTCCAACACCACTGATACTTGACCAAAACTACATTAACACCAAAAACCAAGTGATCAAAGCAGAAAGACGAGTACTAAAGGAATTGGGATTTTGCGTTCATGTAAAGCATCCACACAAG ATAATCTTTATGTATCTTCAAGTGCTTGAGTGTGAAAGAAATCAAACACTTGTGCAAACAGCTTG GAATTACATGAATGACAGTCTGCGCACAAGTGTATTTGTCCGGTTTAAGCCAGAAACCGTAGCATGTGCATGCATCTACCTTGCAGCTAGAGCTTTACAA ATTGTTTTACCAAATCGCCCTCATTGGTTTGTGCTTTTTGGTGCAAAAGAAGAGGAAATCCAGGATATTTGCATCACGACTTTGAAACTTTATACCCGAAAGAAG CCTAACTATGAGCATGTGGAGAAAGAAGTAGAGAAGAGGAAAGTTGCATTACAGGAAGCTAAATTAAAAGCCAAAGGATTGAACCCTGATGGAACTCCTGCACTTTCCACTTTGGGAGGCTTCTCTCCAGGTTCTAAACCCT GTTCACCCAGAGAAGCTAAGTCCGAAGACAAGACGCCTGGAATTCAGAATGCTAAAGCAATCAAAAAGGAGTCTGAAGACCGTCAGTTGAACTCTAAAAGCCCATACAACGG GCTGAGAAAAGAAAGTAAACCAAGCCGAAACAGTAGGAGTGCCAGTCATTCAAGGTCACGGACAAGATCAAGGTCCCGTTCACCACGAAGGCA CTACAATAGAAGAAGTAGATCTGGGACTTACAGTTCCCGATCAAGGAGCAGATCCCATAGTCACAGCATGTCCCCTCGTCGACGTCACAATCATGTATCACCTCACATCAAATCAAAATCTCATCGCAGTGAGGAAACAAAAATTTCTGTAAGGCATGGTCACAAGAGGAAGAAATCACATAGTAGATCCCATAGCCGTAGTAAGTCCAGGGAGCGTTGTGATCTTGTAAAGAAACGACGTCATGAAAAAGAGCATCATAGGGACAGACATGAGCGGTCGCATTCTTATGAAAGATCCCATAAAAGTAAACATCATAGCAGTAGTCACTCAGGACATAGCAGGCATCGTCGGTAA